From Sphingobacterium bambusae:
CCAAGATAGAAGTTGATGTACTTGTTCAATTTCAAATTTAAAACAATTTCTGTTAATCAAGCGATAGACCTCGAGCATCGTGTTCCGATCATCTAACGGATTCGCCTGTTCCCAAAATATAGGAGACAGTTGCTCAAATCGGCGGTCAATGAAATAATAAGCTATACGCCGCAAAATAGGCAGTTCATTGAGGATCAGTGTGCTGATTTTGGATGACATTTCGTCGGGTGGAACTTCTTCCAAAAGTCCAACTAATAACCTAATTATCGAAAAATTAAAGGCTGATTCGTCGATGTTTTGCCTGTCTGGCTCGATCGACGCCATATGGAGTTTGGAAAAATCCAATGGTGATTCGCGAGCAACATCTTCTATTTTTGCTATAGCCCATTCCAGAACGGTAGTATCGAACTTCTTAAAAAGTTTTGATGGAGCACTGGTACTGAAATTTTCCAGCGTATATTCATCGACAATTGCTCTTGATCGATAATTTTTTTTCTCTGGTAATGGTGTAAAAAGCAAATCCAATAGCTTAGAAGCTAACAAGGAATTACTGTCTAACAGTTTAAAAAAGAATATTTCACATATATCATGAGAAAGTATGGAACGCTCTCTTTTAAGCCCAAAATCAAATAGAAACTTTATGTGAATGTTGTCAATCGAATCAGGAGGTAAACTCAATATGCTCCGAGATATTTGATAGTCAACAGTAAAATTCCGGTCTAGGGAATTCTCTTGCACATAGCTAAATACAATGTAACCATTAATAATTTGTACTACAAGCGTATGGATCTCGGGAAACTGTTCTACATAACCTGCAGCCGATTGAATGAGAAAGGCACCTTCCCAGCTTTTATATTGGAAGGAAATCTCCCCTTTATTCGTTGTGAAGGGGATAGGTGGTGGAATCTTATTAAATGACAGTAAGCCGTTTTCGTAAGCAAATTTAAACCATTCTGGGTCAAATTGATTTGTGAGCTTCTGGATAAAATATGATCTTTCGATCGAACCCTTTATATATTCGATCATGAAATGATCTTCTACGCGCTGAGATTCGACGAACAATCGATCAATGTTATTTATGTTTTTAATGATGTGTGACACAGTTATTCTGGTTTGTAAGTTGTTGCGGCCGCTGCAATTGGTTCGTTTAGCTTTCTTAATATTAATTCGATCTGGAGATATTGATCTCCTTCAAAATGTATAAGCTCGATATTCAACTTGTTGAGTAGCTTAATTTTCTCCTGATTCTCTTTATATCTTTGAGCTAATTTTGTAAGATGTTTCTCGCTAGCAAGCGGAAGTCCCGCATCTAAAATTCGATCAATTGCATCGTCTTGAAATTGGTACTCGATGGCGCCCGTGACTTTATTTTTGTAGTCTACAAGTATGCCTTTTGATTTCCACAATGCAATGTCCGAACAGGATCCTTTCAGCTCGTGGTCGGCATAGGATTCTTTAATCAGGTTATCACTGAAGATGCAAAAGTGCTTTTGTTGTTCCCGATTATAGTTTCGCTTTTCCGCACGTATGGATTCCATCGCTTTTTCCAAGAAGTTTACAAAAGTCTTATCCGAAAAGCTGAAACCGACAAAGACAGTACTGTAGTTCGTAAACACCGAGGACACGAAAGTTTGAACGCCTGATAATGGCTGCTCATATTGTTGCAAGTACGACTCTTCTGTTAGAATTACTTCCCCAGAAGAAGATGTTCCATGAATATGATATATCTTTCGGTCATGGCCAATTCCGCGTATATCTAAATCTCCGGTTGAAAACGTCTGGTGCTTACAATCCGAATCGGGATTGAATCGCTCCAATGCACTTAACGTTTCTTCAAAACTATCGTCGTAGTTTGTCGTAATGATCGTTTTGGAAAGACGGACAAGCTCAATATGTAATGAGGTGAAATGACAAGCAACCGGTTTTGTGTATTTCTTCACAAGCTCTCGATATTTCATAACATCTGCTTTACTTTTTATATTGGATGCAACTTTAGGATATCCATCGGTATCAATCGCATTTTTTACGGCATTGTCATCATAATAGTATTTAAATTCTCGGTTTAGGCCTATTAAAAGGTCTTTCCAAAGGGGAATTTTTAGCGCAGAGGAACAACCTGCACCAATAAAAACAGCGATACCATATGGCTGACGAGCTAAATTTTGAAGTTCGTCAATCTTCTCGTTCAATAAATAGGACATTAAAAAAGGCTAATAGTTCTGAACATCGGTTTTATCAATTCAACAATGAAAATAGGGATTTAAATTATTAATACAAAATCAAATTAAATCAATCTAAGAATTATTAAAAATGATCGTAAAACTTTCATAGGAAATCTCCCTTTGGTACTATTTTGCATTTTTATTGTTATGAAAAGTACTAACCAAAGTTTAGTTTTTCTAACAGTAAGTTCTTCATAGATAGAAGGAGTCCCGCCTGTTTGAGCTGGCGATAGTATTTGACAGATTGCTCAAGAACTTGATGAAGAAGAACCAATTTGACGTGAAATTAGTGGGGCAAATAAATAACAAAAAGTGTTACAAATAGGTTACAGCGTCAAATTTCTAAATTTCAATAATTATCAATAAATTGCCTCTGTAAGTCAGAAACAAAGCTTTTCCACCATATTCGTTTGCACCGTCCAAAAGTCTCATAATCTTCTGTTCCTATTTCTTTTATCAAGTTCGACCTTTATCCTGTATTCTCCTTTAAATATTTTTATACCAACATTTTCAACTTGGTAGACGAGATATTTACTGTGTATTAGTTTTGGACTGTATTCAGTTTTTAAATTTCTTAAGCCCTCAGAACTGTTCCTCTAGCGTTCCCAAGGCTTCAGAACACAGTGATCCTTTGAGCTAACTATTAATTGAGGCTCTAAACCAAAAATTTCTTTCACCGAATTTGTCATATGGAAAATTACATTACAAAAGATGATTTACTCGAATTCCGAAGACTTTTGCTTCTTGACCTTCGCGAGGTGCTAAAAGAAAGCGAAAACGTTAACGCCGGTCTACTTGAACAGGAGTGGTTGCGCAGCAAAGATGTCCGAAAATTTCTTAACATTTCAGCTGCAACGATCCAAAATCTCCGTGTCACTGGTAAATTGAGAAGTCAAAAGGTTCTCGGATCCTATTATTATAATAAAAACGATCTCTTAAAATTGTTTACTGAATGAAGTATAATGAAAAGCAAAGCCCAATTACGAGGCTAATGAGCAGAGTAACTCATGATTCAAGGCTTAAGGTCTGTCACATTGCGCTAATTACAGGAATTATTGAACTGGCTCAACAGCAAAATGAATTTTGTAAAATTAAGATGAGTAGAAGACTGTTAATGAAGTATTCTCACATCAATACAGCGCCGACATACCACAAATATCTTAAAGAGCTGCAAGAACTCAATTACATAAAGTACAACCCATCATTTGATCCTAGAATTTCCAGTACATTAGAAATTTTGTTATAGAGTAGCAATTCGATCAGAAAGCACATGGAGAAGTAGTGGCAACTGGCAAGCTTTAGGAGGGTAATAATTCTTCTTAATTTTTTTTATATTTCTCTAATAAATGAGAATATAATTTCTTAGCTTTAATCTATAAATCATTGGCATTTTCGTTCTTTTAAAGATTGTATGACTATTTTTTGCAAGTTTAAGTCAAAGTTATAGTGTAGTTTTTTGTTGG
This genomic window contains:
- a CDS encoding SIR2 family protein encodes the protein MSYLLNEKIDELQNLARQPYGIAVFIGAGCSSALKIPLWKDLLIGLNREFKYYYDDNAVKNAIDTDGYPKVASNIKSKADVMKYRELVKKYTKPVACHFTSLHIELVRLSKTIITTNYDDSFEETLSALERFNPDSDCKHQTFSTGDLDIRGIGHDRKIYHIHGTSSSGEVILTEESYLQQYEQPLSGVQTFVSSVFTNYSTVFVGFSFSDKTFVNFLEKAMESIRAEKRNYNREQQKHFCIFSDNLIKESYADHELKGSCSDIALWKSKGILVDYKNKVTGAIEYQFQDDAIDRILDAGLPLASEKHLTKLAQRYKENQEKIKLLNKLNIELIHFEGDQYLQIELILRKLNEPIAAAATTYKPE
- a CDS encoding helix-turn-helix domain-containing protein, whose protein sequence is MENYITKDDLLEFRRLLLLDLREVLKESENVNAGLLEQEWLRSKDVRKFLNISAATIQNLRVTGKLRSQKVLGSYYYNKNDLLKLFTE